Proteins from one Juglans microcarpa x Juglans regia isolate MS1-56 chromosome 6S, Jm3101_v1.0, whole genome shotgun sequence genomic window:
- the LOC121237545 gene encoding labd-13Z-ene-9,15,16-triol synthase, chloroplastic-like, producing MSNTVSATSSGVWGASDGKDKLSRATLTALLSTVAVLWFLWKAKKSRNAGPPLPPGPRGLPLVGYLPFLRADLHRQFEELAGIYGPIYKVWLGKKLCVVVNSPSLVKEVVRDQDAIFANRDPPIAVLASSFRGADIVFLPHGPDWKKLRKIFVREMLSNTNLDRSYALRREEVRKSIKNVYEKIGTPIDFGELAFLTVISAIMSMLWGGTQGGVEGVHFGAELKTLLADLMVVFGAPNVSDFFPVLARFDLQGYEKRAKSIFGWIERILDSVIEKRRNLVEAKEEGPGSRMNEQRKDFLQILLELTERDDAATSLCINQVKAVLMDTMVGASETTVTMVEWVMAELMEHPELMEKVLEELTEVVGLDNLVEETHLPKLRYLDAVIKETFRLHVPLPFIVPRRPSQSSTIGGYCIPKDTRVMINVWAIHRDPKIWDSPLEFQPERFLNSKWDYSGNNFHYLPFGSGRRIRAGLPLGERTLIYIIASFLHAYEWKLPQDTEQDLSDIFGIVTKKLNSTIAIPTPRLSRLELYTK from the exons ATGTCGAATACGGTTTCTGCTACGTCTTCGGGGGTGTGGGGTGCTAGCGATGGGAAAGACAAACTTTCTAGAGCAACTCTCACTGCTTTACTGTCCACAGTTGCAGTGCTCTGGTTCCTATGGAAAGCCAAGAAATCAAGAAATGCAGGGCCACCATTGCCACCAGGTCCCCGAGGCTTGCCACTGGTGGGGTATCTGCCCTTCCTAAGGGCAGACCTTCACAGGCAATTTGAGGAACTGGCCGGAATATATGGTCCTATCTACAAGGTATGGCTTGGAAAAAAACTGTGTGTGGTGGTGAATTCACCATCGTTAGTGAAAGAAGTGGTTCGTGACCAAGACGCAATATTTGCAAATCGTGACCCTCCCATAGCTGTTCTGGCTTCCTCATTTAGGGGAGCTGATATTGTCTTTTTACCGCATGGTCCTGACTGGAAGAAGTTGCGCAAGATATTTGTACGAGAGATGCTGAGTAACACCAATCTTGATCGTTCTTATGCTCTCCGCAGAGAAGAGGTTAGGAAATCTATCAAAAATGTGTATGAAAAGATTGGCACCCCCATAGATTTTGGGGAACTGGCGTTCCTGACGGTGATTAGCGCCATCATGAGTATGTTGTGGGGTGGGACGCAGGGAGGAGTGGAAGGTGTGCATTTTGGGGCTGAGTTGAAGACTTTATTGGCCGACCTGATGGTGGTATTTGGAGCACCAAATGTTTCAGACTTCTTCCCGGTGCTTGCAAGGTTTGATTTACAAGGGTATGAAAAGCGAGCAAAGAGCATTTTCGGATGGATTGAGCGCATTCTTGATTCTGTCATTGAAAAAAGGAGAAATTTGGTGGAGGCCAAAGAAGAGGGGCCAGGGTCACGAATGAATGAACAGAGGAAGGACTTTTTGCAGATTCTCTTGGAGCTTACAGAGCGTGATGATGCTGCAACATCACTTTGCATCAACCAAGTCAAGGCCGTGCTTATG GACACAATGGTGGGAGCATCCGAAACCACAGTAACAATGGTGGAATGGGTGATGGCAGAGCTAATGGAACATCCAGAGTTAATGGAAAAAGTATTAGAAGAACTAACAGAAGTTGTTGGGTTGGACAACTTAGTCGAAGAGACTCATTTGCCCAAGTTACGCTATTTAGATGCTGTCATCAAAGAGACTTTCCGTTTGCATGTACCTCTTCCTTTCATAGTACCTCGTCGTCCAAGCCAATCTAGCACTATTGGTGGGTACTGCATACCCAAAGATACTAGGGTTATGATAAATGTTTGGGCTATACATAGGGACCCAAAGATATGGGACAGTCCATTGGAATTTCAACCTGAGAGGTTCCTAAATAGCAAGTGGGATTATTCAGGCAACAATTTCCACTATCTTCCGTTTGGATCAGGGAGAAGAATACGTGCAGGGCTTCCACTGGGAGAGAGGACGCTCATATACATCATAGCTTCTTTTTTACATGCTTACGAGTGGAAATTGCCACAGGATACAGAGCAAGATTTATCAGACATATTCGGTATTGTTACCAAGAAACTGAACTCAACGATTGCAATTCCAACGCCAAGGTTATCCAGATTGGAGCTCTACACAAAATAA
- the LOC121237632 gene encoding uncharacterized protein LOC121237632, with the protein MGNFSIQISSDLVSRLADDTEKLKKKSKKSKAKVPQDPRPQIHVKQKQITGDSETFEGPAATGWPLQPPLFLPVNPPAQSAYTELDAIRSVLQDSERVIETLQKQDENMVQEVTQRARDLRDKEFKLPYQKPMPCSTENDAWLACYKKHPEDFLRCAPLVKNFETCIRRARQQVSLAEN; encoded by the coding sequence ATGGGCAATTTTTCAATTCAGATTAGCAGCGACCTTGTTAGTCGACTTGCTGATGACACTGAAAAGTTAAAgaagaaatctaaaaaatctAAAGCTAAGGTGCCACAAGATCCGAGGCCCCAAATTCATGTAAAGCAGAAGCAGATTACTGGTGATTCTGAAACATTCGAGGGCCCTGCTGCCACAGGATGGCCACTGCAGCCTCCGTTGTTTCTACCAGTAAACCCTCCTGCACAATCAGCGTACACAGAGTTGGATGCAATTCGATCTGTCCTTCAAGATAGTGAGAGGGTTATTGAGACGTTGCAGAAGCAGGACGAGAACATGGTGCAGGAAGTGACACAAAGGGCTAGGGACCTCCGCGATAAGGAGTTCAAGCTTCCATACCAGAAGCCTATGCCCTGTTCCACCGAGAATGATGCTTGGTTAGCATGCTACAAGAAGCATCCCGAAGACTTCCTGAGATGTGCCCCTCTGGTTAAAAACTTCGAAACTTGTATTCGCAGAGCAAGGCAGCAAGTGAGTTTGGCAGAGAATTAG
- the LOC121237611 gene encoding MYB-like transcription factor ODO1 yields the protein MGRQPCCDKLGVKKGPWTAEEDKKLINFILTNGHCCWRAVPKLAGLRRCGKSCRLRWTNYLRPDLKRGLLSEAEEQLVIDLHARLGNRWSKIAARLPGRTDNEIKNHWNTHIKKKLLKMGLDPVTHEPLHDKQPFSEETASTASHSQESAGNHCVTENEYSIINSENNSSSPTENCSSDVHESLLSDNICNNIESLGNSLWLDEVPLVDAASWENQQPTGEDICSHDLGFPSLEDNCSWLLDCQDFGIHDFGFDSFSTEIELNVLNP from the exons ATGGGGAGGCAACCTTGCTGTGACAAGCTTGGGGTAAAGAAAGGGCCATGGACGGCTGAGGAGGACAAGAAACTCATCAACTTCATTCTCACCAATGGCCACTGCTGTTGGCGTGCTGTCCCTAAGCTCGCCGGGCTCCGACGCTGCGGCAAGAGTTGCCGGCTTCGTTGGACCAACTATCTTCGCCCTGACCTAAAGAGAGGCCTCCTCAGTGAAGCTGAAGAACAACTGGTTATTGATCTTCATGCGCGTCTCGGCAATAG gTGGTCCAAGATTGCAGCCAGATTACCAGGAAGAACAGATAATGAGATTAAGAATCACTGGAACACCCACATCAAGAAAAAGCTTCTTAAGATGGGACTTGATCCCGTTACTCATGAACCACTTCATGATAAGCAACCTTTTTCCGAGGAAACGGCGTCAACTGCTAGTCACTCGCAAGAATCGGCCGGAAATCACTGTGTGACGGAGAACGAATACAGCATCATAAATTCAGAGAACAACTCCAGCTCACCAACCGAAAACTGTTCGAGCGATGTTCATGAGTCCCTTTTGTCAGACAATATCTGCAACAATATTGAATCTTTAGGGAACAGCTTGTGGCTAGACGAAGTTCCCCTAGTCGATGCAGCATCGTGGGAAAACCAGCAGCCTACTGGGGAAGATATTTGCAGTCATGATCTGGGTTTTCCATCACTGGAGGATAATTGTTCATGGTTATTGGATTGTCAGGATTTCGGTATTCACGACTTCGGTTTCGACTCTTTCAGTACTGAAATTGAATTAAACGTGTTAAACCCATGA